The genomic window CAATATCAATTCCTAAATATAACATAAAGAGCACCTCGTAGAGAAATATTTTAGATTGTGAGCCCACTCTACTAATAAGCGTTACCACCTTGTTGTATATTCGGAGAGAAGCTAAAAAGCAACCAACATCCAACTCATTCGTAAACTGCTTATTAGAGAGAGGTATCAGTCTTTCAAGTACGAGTTCAAAGACTCAAGGAGAGATCGATAATCCTCTCAATCTAATAATACAATTATCTCTGATTTTGAGAGATAAATAAAGAAGGTTTTATAGGTTTCCCTATTTGATAACCTAAATATATTATACAAGGAGAGTAAATATGTTAAATATAGGATGTCATTTATCCATATCGGATGGATATTATAAAGCAGCAAAAAAGGCAGTATCAATTGGAGCAAACACGTTTCAATTTTTCACAAGGAATCCCAGAGGTGGAAAAGCCAAAGATATTGATCTAGAAGATATAGAAAATTTAAAAGAGGTAATAAATAAAAATAGTTTTGCAGCATTATTTGCCCATGGAGCCTATACTATGAATTTATGTTCTAATAAAGAGAGAACTAGAAATTTTGCAAAGATGATACTAAAAGATGATCTAGAAAGGTTAAAGGAAATACCCAGCAGTTACTATATATTTCATCCTGGCTCTCATGTGGGACAAGGTACTGAAAAAGGCATAGAATTGATTGTTGAAGGGTTAAATGAAGCTATAACAGAAGATAATAATACCACAATTTTGTTGGAAGGTATGTCTGGCAAAGGTAGTGAAGTGGGAAGAAATATGGAAGAATTAAAGGCAATAATTGATGGAGTAAAACACAATAAAAATATGGGTATCTGTATAGATACTTGTCATTTATATTCCAGTGGTTTTGATATTGTAAATGATTTAGATGGAGTTCTTGACCATATAGATAGTATTTTAGGATTAGACAAAGTAAAGGCAGTACATCTAAATGACAGTAAGATGCCCTTTGCTTCCAATAAAGACAGACATGAAGTAATTGGAGCCGGTACTATTGGCAAAGATGCTATTATTAGAATAATAAATCATCCAAAACTCAAAGATTTAACATTTAATCTAGAGACCCCAAATGAGTTAGATGGTTACAAGGAAGAGATAGAAATGTTAAGACAAGCATATAGATATTAGTATTGTAAAAGGCTAAGATATTAATTAATATCTTAGCCTTTTATGTCACCTTATTGATTAATCGAGCTTATAAATCATCAATAAATATAAGACTCAAAATATACTAAAACATAATAACAAATATATAAAAAAAGAGAATTATTGTTAGGGTTTTTGAAAGGTCATTTTGAAGATTACTAATAGTATCCATAATATTACCAAAGATTGCTTATATCAATGTGTTCCCAAGCATAGATTATATTTTTATTAAAATCTGGGTATTTATCTTTGATTGAGTGTAATAATTTTTTCATATCTTCTCTATTAGTTTTTTTATCAAAGGGACAGAACTTGCCCAATCCTAAGGGTA from Clostridiisalibacter paucivorans DSM 22131 includes these protein-coding regions:
- a CDS encoding deoxyribonuclease IV; the protein is MLNIGCHLSISDGYYKAAKKAVSIGANTFQFFTRNPRGGKAKDIDLEDIENLKEVINKNSFAALFAHGAYTMNLCSNKERTRNFAKMILKDDLERLKEIPSSYYIFHPGSHVGQGTEKGIELIVEGLNEAITEDNNTTILLEGMSGKGSEVGRNMEELKAIIDGVKHNKNMGICIDTCHLYSSGFDIVNDLDGVLDHIDSILGLDKVKAVHLNDSKMPFASNKDRHEVIGAGTIGKDAIIRIINHPKLKDLTFNLETPNELDGYKEEIEMLRQAYRY